Proteins encoded in a region of the Neodiprion lecontei isolate iyNeoLeco1 chromosome 5, iyNeoLeco1.1, whole genome shotgun sequence genome:
- the LOC107225220 gene encoding sorting nexin-24 isoform X5, protein MYQVFITGYRLVEVSYTKPYHVYTIEVLQPNSSLRHIVEKRYSEFNTLHRMLKKDTEDTAPFPPKRVRNSQLKVLEQRRSALESYMQKMLRLSSTKQQVLNFLGIENRAQNTNERMNGQVGIGDPKQVRSLTLRHHPILTFQCDPYIQANTTSSLPDIVTNGVLVENSMKVSIAFTQVYLARYADSLLPRKLIAACLTVSGGIMLLFGKTDNYDAMVLLLVVSGLFQGLIWPSLCKVEIHRISCLAEPRGWKYGHCPESQIFQLQFFLFDWSGAQSCSGFQISLCKRDLRICYILANDFLGIPVEY, encoded by the exons ATGTATCAAGTTTTTATCACCGGATATCGCTTGGTCGAAGTATCGTACACTAAACCGTACCACGTTTACACAATCGAGGTTTTACAGCCAAATTCAAGTCTCAGGCACATCGTCGAGAAGAGGTACAGTGAGTTCAACACTCTTCATCGTATG CTGAAAAAAGATACAGAGGACACTGCACCTTTTCCCCCAAAACGTGTCAGAAATTCGCAACTCAAAGTATTGGAACAGAGAAGATCGGCGTTAGAATCGTATATGCAAAAGATGCTCAGACTTTCCTCTACAAAACAGCAAGTTCTCAATTTTTTAGGGATTGAAAACCGTGCTCAAAACACAAATGAAAG aATGAATGGCCAAGTAGGTATCGGTGATCCGAAACAGGTCCGGTCTCTCACATTGAGACATCATCCCATATTGACTTTTCAATGTGATCCATATATTCAGGCAAATACTACGTCCAGTCTTCCAGACATTGTCACAAACGGAGTACTTGTTG AAAACTCGATGAAGGTCTCGATCGCATTTACCCAAGTATATCTTGCTCGTTACGCAGACAGTCTTCTACCACGGAAGTTGATCGCAGCATGCCTGACAGTTTCGGGAGGAATAATGTTACTTTTTGGAAAAACAGATAATTACGATGCGATGGTCCTCTTGCTAGTGGTTTCAGGATTGTTTCAAGGACTTATATGGCCATCTTTATGCAAG GTAGAAATACACAGAATAAGTTGTCTCGCCGAACCTCGTGGATGGAAATATGGACACTGCCCGGAGTCTCAGATCTTTCAATTGcagttttttctcttcgactGGTCAGGAGCGCAATCGTGTTCTGGGTTCCAAATTTCTTTGTGCAAAAG GGACCTTAGGATTTGTTATATTCTGGCTAACGATTTCCTGGGGATTCCTGTGGAGTATTAA
- the LOC107225220 gene encoding putative glycerol-3-phosphate transporter 5 isoform X1, which translates to MYQVFITGYRLVEVSYTKPYHVYTIEVLQPNSSLRHIVEKRYSEFNTLHRMLKKDTEDTAPFPPKRVRNSQLKVLEQRRSALESYMQKMLRLSSTKQQVLNFLGIENRAQNTNERMNGQVGIGDPKQVRSLTLRHHPILTFQCDPYIQANTTSSLPDIVTNGVLVENSMKVSIAFTQVYLARYADSLLPRKLIAACLTVSGGIMLLFGKTDNYDAMVLLLVVSGLFQGLIWPSLCKVFFFWIQDSRLNTFFGLLSLAEYFGSLMANYLAIFLLKKFSWTFVYPPLSTIVIIVSLLALLSLYLPWELHIDVPGRNTQNKLSRRTSWMEIWTLPGVSDLSIAVFSLRLVRSAIVFWVPNFFVQKVGYDTYKAQVALSIYKIGHLFGCIGLGWMARKETVLIQSLILLGIGTLGFVIFWLTISWGFLWSINLLAMVGFAIGGPTAALSASFAVSLGELDGWKSGGAVVGVVSGFGGFGEVFERAVVTFVIETYGWNSMFILLTNLLCFSAFLVNRAHFATSNKLMNGRQYVI; encoded by the exons ATGTATCAAGTTTTTATCACCGGATATCGCTTGGTCGAAGTATCGTACACTAAACCGTACCACGTTTACACAATCGAGGTTTTACAGCCAAATTCAAGTCTCAGGCACATCGTCGAGAAGAGGTACAGTGAGTTCAACACTCTTCATCGTATG CTGAAAAAAGATACAGAGGACACTGCACCTTTTCCCCCAAAACGTGTCAGAAATTCGCAACTCAAAGTATTGGAACAGAGAAGATCGGCGTTAGAATCGTATATGCAAAAGATGCTCAGACTTTCCTCTACAAAACAGCAAGTTCTCAATTTTTTAGGGATTGAAAACCGTGCTCAAAACACAAATGAAAG aATGAATGGCCAAGTAGGTATCGGTGATCCGAAACAGGTCCGGTCTCTCACATTGAGACATCATCCCATATTGACTTTTCAATGTGATCCATATATTCAGGCAAATACTACGTCCAGTCTTCCAGACATTGTCACAAACGGAGTACTTGTTG AAAACTCGATGAAGGTCTCGATCGCATTTACCCAAGTATATCTTGCTCGTTACGCAGACAGTCTTCTACCACGGAAGTTGATCGCAGCATGCCTGACAGTTTCGGGAGGAATAATGTTACTTTTTGGAAAAACAGATAATTACGATGCGATGGTCCTCTTGCTAGTGGTTTCAGGATTGTTTCAAGGACTTATATGGCCATCTTTATGCAAGGTATTTTTCTTCTGGATCCAAGATTCAAGATTAAATACGTTTTTTGGACTTCTTTCGCTAGCCGAATATTTCGGTAGCTTGATGGCCAATTATCTGGCTATCTTTttacttaaaaaattttcttggaCTTTTGTCTATCCCCCCTTAAGTACCATTGTCATTATCGTTTCTCTTCTTGCTCTTTTGAGCCTGTACCTTCCTTGGGAACTTCATATTGATGTACCAGGTAGAAATACACAGAATAAGTTGTCTCGCCGAACCTCGTGGATGGAAATATGGACACTGCCCGGAGTCTCAGATCTTTCAATTGcagttttttctcttcgactGGTCAGGAGCGCAATCGTGTTCTGGGTTCCAAATTTCTTTGTGCAAAAGGTTGGATATGACACTTACAAAGCCCAGGTAGCCTTAAGTATTTATAAAATCGGTCATTTGTTCGGTTGCATTGGGCTGGGGTGGATGGCACGAAAAGAGACTGTCCTGATACAGAGTCTTATTTTACTTGGTATAGGGACCTTAGGATTTGTTATATTCTGGCTAACGATTTCCTGGGGATTCCTGTGGAGTATTAACTTGCTTGCCATGGTTGGTTTTGCAATTGGTGGTCCCACTGCAGCCCTCAGTGCCTCTTTTGCAGTTTCTTTGGGTGAATTGGATGGTTGGAAGTCTGGAGGAGCAGTCGTTGGAGTAGTAAGCGGATTCGGTGGTTTTGGAGAAGTGTTTGAAAGGGCTGTCGTCACATTTGTGATCGAAACTTACGGGTGGAACTCAATGTTCATACTGTTGACAAATTTGTTATGTTTTAGTGCCTTTTTAGTAAATAGAGCACATTTTGCGACCAGTAATAAGCTCATGAATGGCAGACAATAcgttatataa
- the LOC107225220 gene encoding putative glycerol-3-phosphate transporter 3 isoform X4: MYQVFITGYRLVEVSYTKPYHVYTIEVLQPNSSLRHIVEKRYSEFNTLHRMLKKDTEDTAPFPPKRVRNSQLKVLEQRRSALESYMQKMLRLSSTKQQVLNFLGIENRAQNTNERMNGQVGIGDPKQVRSLTLRHHPILTFQCDPYIQANTTSSLPDIVTNGVLVENSMKVSIAFTQVYLARYADSLLPRKLIAACLTVSGGIMLLFGKTDNYDAMVLLLVVSGLFQGLIWPSLCKVFFFWIQDSRLNTFFGLLSLAEYFGSLMANYLAIFLLKKFSWTFVYPPLSTIVIIVSLLALLSLYLPWELHIDVPGRNTQNKLSRRTSWMEIWTLPGVSDLSIAVFSLRLVRSAIVFWVPNFFVQKGP, encoded by the exons ATGTATCAAGTTTTTATCACCGGATATCGCTTGGTCGAAGTATCGTACACTAAACCGTACCACGTTTACACAATCGAGGTTTTACAGCCAAATTCAAGTCTCAGGCACATCGTCGAGAAGAGGTACAGTGAGTTCAACACTCTTCATCGTATG CTGAAAAAAGATACAGAGGACACTGCACCTTTTCCCCCAAAACGTGTCAGAAATTCGCAACTCAAAGTATTGGAACAGAGAAGATCGGCGTTAGAATCGTATATGCAAAAGATGCTCAGACTTTCCTCTACAAAACAGCAAGTTCTCAATTTTTTAGGGATTGAAAACCGTGCTCAAAACACAAATGAAAG aATGAATGGCCAAGTAGGTATCGGTGATCCGAAACAGGTCCGGTCTCTCACATTGAGACATCATCCCATATTGACTTTTCAATGTGATCCATATATTCAGGCAAATACTACGTCCAGTCTTCCAGACATTGTCACAAACGGAGTACTTGTTG AAAACTCGATGAAGGTCTCGATCGCATTTACCCAAGTATATCTTGCTCGTTACGCAGACAGTCTTCTACCACGGAAGTTGATCGCAGCATGCCTGACAGTTTCGGGAGGAATAATGTTACTTTTTGGAAAAACAGATAATTACGATGCGATGGTCCTCTTGCTAGTGGTTTCAGGATTGTTTCAAGGACTTATATGGCCATCTTTATGCAAGGTATTTTTCTTCTGGATCCAAGATTCAAGATTAAATACGTTTTTTGGACTTCTTTCGCTAGCCGAATATTTCGGTAGCTTGATGGCCAATTATCTGGCTATCTTTttacttaaaaaattttcttggaCTTTTGTCTATCCCCCCTTAAGTACCATTGTCATTATCGTTTCTCTTCTTGCTCTTTTGAGCCTGTACCTTCCTTGGGAACTTCATATTGATGTACCAGGTAGAAATACACAGAATAAGTTGTCTCGCCGAACCTCGTGGATGGAAATATGGACACTGCCCGGAGTCTCAGATCTTTCAATTGcagttttttctcttcgactGGTCAGGAGCGCAATCGTGTTCTGGGTTCCAAATTTCTTTGTGCAAAAG GGACCTTAG
- the LOC107225220 gene encoding sorting nexin-24 isoform X8, giving the protein MYQVFITGYRLVEVSYTKPYHVYTIEVLQPNSSLRHIVEKRYSEFNTLHRMLKKDTEDTAPFPPKRVRNSQLKVLEQRRSALESYMQKMLRLSSTKQQVLNFLGIENRAQNTNERMNGQVGIGDPKQVRSLTLRHHPILTFQCDPYIQANTTSSLPDIVTNGVLVENSMKVSIAFTQVYLARYADSLLPRKLIAACLTVSGGIMLLFGKTDNYDAMVLLLVVSGLFQGLIWPSLCKGP; this is encoded by the exons ATGTATCAAGTTTTTATCACCGGATATCGCTTGGTCGAAGTATCGTACACTAAACCGTACCACGTTTACACAATCGAGGTTTTACAGCCAAATTCAAGTCTCAGGCACATCGTCGAGAAGAGGTACAGTGAGTTCAACACTCTTCATCGTATG CTGAAAAAAGATACAGAGGACACTGCACCTTTTCCCCCAAAACGTGTCAGAAATTCGCAACTCAAAGTATTGGAACAGAGAAGATCGGCGTTAGAATCGTATATGCAAAAGATGCTCAGACTTTCCTCTACAAAACAGCAAGTTCTCAATTTTTTAGGGATTGAAAACCGTGCTCAAAACACAAATGAAAG aATGAATGGCCAAGTAGGTATCGGTGATCCGAAACAGGTCCGGTCTCTCACATTGAGACATCATCCCATATTGACTTTTCAATGTGATCCATATATTCAGGCAAATACTACGTCCAGTCTTCCAGACATTGTCACAAACGGAGTACTTGTTG AAAACTCGATGAAGGTCTCGATCGCATTTACCCAAGTATATCTTGCTCGTTACGCAGACAGTCTTCTACCACGGAAGTTGATCGCAGCATGCCTGACAGTTTCGGGAGGAATAATGTTACTTTTTGGAAAAACAGATAATTACGATGCGATGGTCCTCTTGCTAGTGGTTTCAGGATTGTTTCAAGGACTTATATGGCCATCTTTATGCAAG GGACCTTAG
- the LOC107225220 gene encoding sorting nexin-24 isoform X7, with protein sequence MYQVFITGYRLVEVSYTKPYHVYTIEVLQPNSSLRHIVEKRYSEFNTLHRMLKKDTEDTAPFPPKRVRNSQLKVLEQRRSALESYMQKMLRLSSTKQQVLNFLGIENRAQNTNERMNGQVGIGDPKQVRSLTLRHHPILTFQCDPYIQANTTSSLPDIVTNGVLVENSMKVSIAFTQVYLARYADSLLPRKLIAACLTVSGGIMLLFGKTDNYDAMVLLLVVSGLFQGLIWPSLCKKYTE encoded by the exons ATGTATCAAGTTTTTATCACCGGATATCGCTTGGTCGAAGTATCGTACACTAAACCGTACCACGTTTACACAATCGAGGTTTTACAGCCAAATTCAAGTCTCAGGCACATCGTCGAGAAGAGGTACAGTGAGTTCAACACTCTTCATCGTATG CTGAAAAAAGATACAGAGGACACTGCACCTTTTCCCCCAAAACGTGTCAGAAATTCGCAACTCAAAGTATTGGAACAGAGAAGATCGGCGTTAGAATCGTATATGCAAAAGATGCTCAGACTTTCCTCTACAAAACAGCAAGTTCTCAATTTTTTAGGGATTGAAAACCGTGCTCAAAACACAAATGAAAG aATGAATGGCCAAGTAGGTATCGGTGATCCGAAACAGGTCCGGTCTCTCACATTGAGACATCATCCCATATTGACTTTTCAATGTGATCCATATATTCAGGCAAATACTACGTCCAGTCTTCCAGACATTGTCACAAACGGAGTACTTGTTG AAAACTCGATGAAGGTCTCGATCGCATTTACCCAAGTATATCTTGCTCGTTACGCAGACAGTCTTCTACCACGGAAGTTGATCGCAGCATGCCTGACAGTTTCGGGAGGAATAATGTTACTTTTTGGAAAAACAGATAATTACGATGCGATGGTCCTCTTGCTAGTGGTTTCAGGATTGTTTCAAGGACTTATATGGCCATCTTTATGCAAG AAATACACAGAATAA
- the LOC107225220 gene encoding putative glycerol-3-phosphate transporter 5 isoform X2 — MYQVFITGYRLVEVSYTKPYHVYTIEVLQPNSSLRHIVEKRYSEFNTLHRMLKKDTEDTAPFPPKRVRNSQLKVLEQRRSALESYMQKMLRLSSTKQQVLNFLGIENRAQNTNERMNGQVGIGDPKQVRSLTLRHHPILTFQCDPYIQANTTSSLPDIVTNGVLVDSLLPRKLIAACLTVSGGIMLLFGKTDNYDAMVLLLVVSGLFQGLIWPSLCKVFFFWIQDSRLNTFFGLLSLAEYFGSLMANYLAIFLLKKFSWTFVYPPLSTIVIIVSLLALLSLYLPWELHIDVPGRNTQNKLSRRTSWMEIWTLPGVSDLSIAVFSLRLVRSAIVFWVPNFFVQKVGYDTYKAQVALSIYKIGHLFGCIGLGWMARKETVLIQSLILLGIGTLGFVIFWLTISWGFLWSINLLAMVGFAIGGPTAALSASFAVSLGELDGWKSGGAVVGVVSGFGGFGEVFERAVVTFVIETYGWNSMFILLTNLLCFSAFLVNRAHFATSNKLMNGRQYVI, encoded by the exons ATGTATCAAGTTTTTATCACCGGATATCGCTTGGTCGAAGTATCGTACACTAAACCGTACCACGTTTACACAATCGAGGTTTTACAGCCAAATTCAAGTCTCAGGCACATCGTCGAGAAGAGGTACAGTGAGTTCAACACTCTTCATCGTATG CTGAAAAAAGATACAGAGGACACTGCACCTTTTCCCCCAAAACGTGTCAGAAATTCGCAACTCAAAGTATTGGAACAGAGAAGATCGGCGTTAGAATCGTATATGCAAAAGATGCTCAGACTTTCCTCTACAAAACAGCAAGTTCTCAATTTTTTAGGGATTGAAAACCGTGCTCAAAACACAAATGAAAG aATGAATGGCCAAGTAGGTATCGGTGATCCGAAACAGGTCCGGTCTCTCACATTGAGACATCATCCCATATTGACTTTTCAATGTGATCCATATATTCAGGCAAATACTACGTCCAGTCTTCCAGACATTGTCACAAACGGAGTACTTGTTG ACAGTCTTCTACCACGGAAGTTGATCGCAGCATGCCTGACAGTTTCGGGAGGAATAATGTTACTTTTTGGAAAAACAGATAATTACGATGCGATGGTCCTCTTGCTAGTGGTTTCAGGATTGTTTCAAGGACTTATATGGCCATCTTTATGCAAGGTATTTTTCTTCTGGATCCAAGATTCAAGATTAAATACGTTTTTTGGACTTCTTTCGCTAGCCGAATATTTCGGTAGCTTGATGGCCAATTATCTGGCTATCTTTttacttaaaaaattttcttggaCTTTTGTCTATCCCCCCTTAAGTACCATTGTCATTATCGTTTCTCTTCTTGCTCTTTTGAGCCTGTACCTTCCTTGGGAACTTCATATTGATGTACCAGGTAGAAATACACAGAATAAGTTGTCTCGCCGAACCTCGTGGATGGAAATATGGACACTGCCCGGAGTCTCAGATCTTTCAATTGcagttttttctcttcgactGGTCAGGAGCGCAATCGTGTTCTGGGTTCCAAATTTCTTTGTGCAAAAGGTTGGATATGACACTTACAAAGCCCAGGTAGCCTTAAGTATTTATAAAATCGGTCATTTGTTCGGTTGCATTGGGCTGGGGTGGATGGCACGAAAAGAGACTGTCCTGATACAGAGTCTTATTTTACTTGGTATAGGGACCTTAGGATTTGTTATATTCTGGCTAACGATTTCCTGGGGATTCCTGTGGAGTATTAACTTGCTTGCCATGGTTGGTTTTGCAATTGGTGGTCCCACTGCAGCCCTCAGTGCCTCTTTTGCAGTTTCTTTGGGTGAATTGGATGGTTGGAAGTCTGGAGGAGCAGTCGTTGGAGTAGTAAGCGGATTCGGTGGTTTTGGAGAAGTGTTTGAAAGGGCTGTCGTCACATTTGTGATCGAAACTTACGGGTGGAACTCAATGTTCATACTGTTGACAAATTTGTTATGTTTTAGTGCCTTTTTAGTAAATAGAGCACATTTTGCGACCAGTAATAAGCTCATGAATGGCAGACAATAcgttatataa
- the LOC107225220 gene encoding sorting nexin-24 isoform X6, translated as MYQVFITGYRLVEVSYTKPYHVYTIEVLQPNSSLRHIVEKRYSEFNTLHRMLKKDTEDTAPFPPKRVRNSQLKVLEQRRSALESYMQKMLRLSSTKQQVLNFLGIENRAQNTNERMNGQVGIGDPKQVRSLTLRHHPILTFQCDPYIQANTTSSLPDIVTNGVLVGTLGFVIFWLTISWGFLWSINLLAMVGFAIGGPTAALSASFAVSLGELDGWKSGGAVVGVVSGFGGFGEVFERAVVTFVIETYGWNSMFILLTNLLCFSAFLVNRAHFATSNKLMNGRQYVI; from the exons ATGTATCAAGTTTTTATCACCGGATATCGCTTGGTCGAAGTATCGTACACTAAACCGTACCACGTTTACACAATCGAGGTTTTACAGCCAAATTCAAGTCTCAGGCACATCGTCGAGAAGAGGTACAGTGAGTTCAACACTCTTCATCGTATG CTGAAAAAAGATACAGAGGACACTGCACCTTTTCCCCCAAAACGTGTCAGAAATTCGCAACTCAAAGTATTGGAACAGAGAAGATCGGCGTTAGAATCGTATATGCAAAAGATGCTCAGACTTTCCTCTACAAAACAGCAAGTTCTCAATTTTTTAGGGATTGAAAACCGTGCTCAAAACACAAATGAAAG aATGAATGGCCAAGTAGGTATCGGTGATCCGAAACAGGTCCGGTCTCTCACATTGAGACATCATCCCATATTGACTTTTCAATGTGATCCATATATTCAGGCAAATACTACGTCCAGTCTTCCAGACATTGTCACAAACGGAGTACTTGTTG GGACCTTAGGATTTGTTATATTCTGGCTAACGATTTCCTGGGGATTCCTGTGGAGTATTAACTTGCTTGCCATGGTTGGTTTTGCAATTGGTGGTCCCACTGCAGCCCTCAGTGCCTCTTTTGCAGTTTCTTTGGGTGAATTGGATGGTTGGAAGTCTGGAGGAGCAGTCGTTGGAGTAGTAAGCGGATTCGGTGGTTTTGGAGAAGTGTTTGAAAGGGCTGTCGTCACATTTGTGATCGAAACTTACGGGTGGAACTCAATGTTCATACTGTTGACAAATTTGTTATGTTTTAGTGCCTTTTTAGTAAATAGAGCACATTTTGCGACCAGTAATAAGCTCATGAATGGCAGACAATAcgttatataa
- the LOC107225220 gene encoding putative glycerol-3-phosphate transporter 5 isoform X3, with amino-acid sequence MQKMLRLSSTKQQVLNFLGIENRAQNTNERMNGQVGIGDPKQVRSLTLRHHPILTFQCDPYIQANTTSSLPDIVTNGVLVENSMKVSIAFTQVYLARYADSLLPRKLIAACLTVSGGIMLLFGKTDNYDAMVLLLVVSGLFQGLIWPSLCKVFFFWIQDSRLNTFFGLLSLAEYFGSLMANYLAIFLLKKFSWTFVYPPLSTIVIIVSLLALLSLYLPWELHIDVPGRNTQNKLSRRTSWMEIWTLPGVSDLSIAVFSLRLVRSAIVFWVPNFFVQKVGYDTYKAQVALSIYKIGHLFGCIGLGWMARKETVLIQSLILLGIGTLGFVIFWLTISWGFLWSINLLAMVGFAIGGPTAALSASFAVSLGELDGWKSGGAVVGVVSGFGGFGEVFERAVVTFVIETYGWNSMFILLTNLLCFSAFLVNRAHFATSNKLMNGRQYVI; translated from the exons ATGCAAAAGATGCTCAGACTTTCCTCTACAAAACAGCAAGTTCTCAATTTTTTAGGGATTGAAAACCGTGCTCAAAACACAAATGAAAG aATGAATGGCCAAGTAGGTATCGGTGATCCGAAACAGGTCCGGTCTCTCACATTGAGACATCATCCCATATTGACTTTTCAATGTGATCCATATATTCAGGCAAATACTACGTCCAGTCTTCCAGACATTGTCACAAACGGAGTACTTGTTG AAAACTCGATGAAGGTCTCGATCGCATTTACCCAAGTATATCTTGCTCGTTACGCAGACAGTCTTCTACCACGGAAGTTGATCGCAGCATGCCTGACAGTTTCGGGAGGAATAATGTTACTTTTTGGAAAAACAGATAATTACGATGCGATGGTCCTCTTGCTAGTGGTTTCAGGATTGTTTCAAGGACTTATATGGCCATCTTTATGCAAGGTATTTTTCTTCTGGATCCAAGATTCAAGATTAAATACGTTTTTTGGACTTCTTTCGCTAGCCGAATATTTCGGTAGCTTGATGGCCAATTATCTGGCTATCTTTttacttaaaaaattttcttggaCTTTTGTCTATCCCCCCTTAAGTACCATTGTCATTATCGTTTCTCTTCTTGCTCTTTTGAGCCTGTACCTTCCTTGGGAACTTCATATTGATGTACCAGGTAGAAATACACAGAATAAGTTGTCTCGCCGAACCTCGTGGATGGAAATATGGACACTGCCCGGAGTCTCAGATCTTTCAATTGcagttttttctcttcgactGGTCAGGAGCGCAATCGTGTTCTGGGTTCCAAATTTCTTTGTGCAAAAGGTTGGATATGACACTTACAAAGCCCAGGTAGCCTTAAGTATTTATAAAATCGGTCATTTGTTCGGTTGCATTGGGCTGGGGTGGATGGCACGAAAAGAGACTGTCCTGATACAGAGTCTTATTTTACTTGGTATAGGGACCTTAGGATTTGTTATATTCTGGCTAACGATTTCCTGGGGATTCCTGTGGAGTATTAACTTGCTTGCCATGGTTGGTTTTGCAATTGGTGGTCCCACTGCAGCCCTCAGTGCCTCTTTTGCAGTTTCTTTGGGTGAATTGGATGGTTGGAAGTCTGGAGGAGCAGTCGTTGGAGTAGTAAGCGGATTCGGTGGTTTTGGAGAAGTGTTTGAAAGGGCTGTCGTCACATTTGTGATCGAAACTTACGGGTGGAACTCAATGTTCATACTGTTGACAAATTTGTTATGTTTTAGTGCCTTTTTAGTAAATAGAGCACATTTTGCGACCAGTAATAAGCTCATGAATGGCAGACAATAcgttatataa